Genomic DNA from Vagococcus luciliae:
AGAAGAAAAACAATCATTACTCTTAGATATACCACTTAATCGATTGGCACAGCCAAAAGAAGTTGCCTCACTTGTTTCCTACTTACTTAGTGAAGACGCATCTTATATTACAGGTTCAACCATCCCGCTAACTGGTGGGTGGTCCGTTTAATAAAATGAGAAAGAAAGGTGTAAGCTCCCGTGGATACAATCGGTGAACAATTAAAACACGCCCGTTTAGAAAAAGGGCTAACAATGGAAGATTTACAAAAAATCACCAAAATTCAGCGTCGCTACTTATCTGCTATTGAAGTAAATGACTTTGACGCAATGCCTAGTGATTACTATACGAAAACATTTATTAGACAGTATGCTGAAGCTGTTGGTCTAAATGCCCGTCCCCTAATTCGCCGATTTGAAGGAAAGCCCGATGAAACACAAGAGGAACTACCTCAAACTAAGCCAATCAGGGGTTCTCGTAAAGAAAAACATCGTAAAAAAAAGAAAAGACAACCAACCTTTAAAGATTACTTACCAGTAACTCTTCTTTCTCTAGTTGTTATTGCTATTATTGGAACCATTATCTATGCCATGCGTTTAGATATTGCTAGTGGACCTTTAGTACCAAAACCTGAAAAGGCAGTAGTCATTGGAAGTGATTCAAAAGAGAATAAGGAAGAAAGTACCTCCCAGTCTAATCCTACTGACAGTACTGAAAAAACAAAAGATTCTTCTAAAAAGAAAAAAAATGATAGTAAATTTAATATTACCTCTGATTCCATTGATTTAGTGACTTACTCTGGTAGTAATGTTTCAAAACCTATTAAACTTGATTTCACTGCCTTAGAAGGGCCTGTTTGGATTGGTCTACAACAAAGTGGAACAAGTGCTATTTATTATCAATACACATTACAAGCAGGTGAAGAGATTAGCTCTATTGTGCCAGAAGATGCAACAGGAATTGATATTATTGTTGGAGCATCTAATAATCTATCTATTAAAGTTAACGATCAAGAATTAGCTTTCAATAAATCTAATCCAACAACTGGGAAAAAAATTATCACGATTAATTTTGATAGTACTACTAAAGAAAATGAATAAAAAGGAAGGTTGTTTATAAATGAATTTACCAAATAAGTTGACAGTGATTAGAATATGTATGATTCCCTTATTTATCATTGTCGCTTTAATCCCTAACTGGGGAATGATTGATGTATTAGGTAGTCCACTGTTGATTTCTCAATTAGTTGCTGCTATTATTTTTGCCGTAGCAAGTATTACAGATTGGTTAGATGGTAAAATTGCCAGAAAACATAATCTTGTAACCAATTTTGGGAAATTTGCTGATCCACTAGCGGATAAAATGTTAGTTATGACAGCTTTTATCATATTGGTTGGACAAGGTCTTGCTCCATCTTGGGTTGTCGCTATTATTGTCTGTCGTGAATTAGCTGTTACAGGTTTACGCTTATTATTAGTGGAGGATGGCGAGGTTATGGCTGCCGCATGGCCAGGCAAAATAAAAACTGCTACTCAAATGGTTGCTATTATTTTATTACTATTGGGTAATGTTCCATTTAGTGCAATTAATTTGCCACTTGATCAGATTTTCTTATATATCTGCCTAGCTGCTACTATTTACTCTGGTATTGATTATTTCGTAAAAAATAAACACGTTTTTAAAGATTCTATGTAACGAACTGTGCTACTTCAGATAATTGCTTATACGAAGTAGCACAGTTTTAACTTTTTATTGGTTATTTTTTTGATAGACACGTATAATAACATTAGCATTAAGTTAATTTAAACAAGGAGTGATTTTATATGTCTTCTCTATTTCGTTCAATCCAACGTCATGCATTCTCTCGTGGGATTCTTTATTTACTGATAGGTATCTTAATCTTTTTAAAACCAAAACAACTATTTGATGCAGGTGTCTATCTAATCGTTGGTTATAATGTGTTACTTGGGGTAATTAATTTAGTTGGCTATTTGAAGAACAAACAAAACGGTCAAGTTTCTATGAGTATATTTTATTTTATAGTCGCGCTTATTATCTGGCTATTCGCCCAACCAATAGTTAGTATCCTTCCTATCTTTTTAGGTATTTTAATTATTATTGGTGGTGCTACACGTATTTCTCGTGCATTAAACTTAAGACAGTATGTTAACATCAGTTATCTTCCTATGTTAATCTATGGTATTGCTCTTCTTATAGCAGGTATATTTATTTTATTTAATCCATTTGGTAGTTTAATTGTATTATTCCAATTTTTTGGTATTGTATTAACATTATCAGGTATCTCAGAATTAGTTACTGCAATTAAATTACGGAATTATAAAAACCCTGATGTCTTTTAAATAAAAAAGTTGTTTTCTTTAAAAGAAAACAACTTTTTTATTTAGGTGAATTTATTTGTGGAAGAACTGGTGGTTTTTTATGATCTACTTTAACATCTAATAAATCAAGTAAAAAAACAAAAGCTGGTATTCCTATAACTAATCCCCATACACCAAAAAATTTCTCTGAAAACATTAAAATTACAAACACATAAAAAATAGGTAAATCTGTTTTACTACTCATTAATTTAGGATTTAACAAGTAAGATTCAATCGCGTGAATAATCATAATCATAATCAAAATGTAGATAACATCTTGAACACCACCCACTGTATAGGCAATTAACGATAACGGAATACAAGAAATAATGACCCCAGCTACCGGTATCAAACTTAATATGAATATCATTAATGCTAAGCTTAATAATTGATCTTGTGGGAATTTCATAAAAATTAATCCGATAATAGTCAAGATAGTATTTACTATCGCGATAATAAACTGTGCCTCTATCACTACCCCAAATGTATTAACAAATTTTTTCCCTAAATAAGCAACATCTTGACTAAATAATCCTATCTTACTTTTGAAAAAAGCTTGACCAAATGCTGTTACCCAGTCTTTTTCAATAATAAAGAAAAAACTTAAAATTAAAGACATGACAAACGTTAAGCCCATTGATCCAATACTAGTAATCGTTGTAAAGACTACTTTTGCTCCGGTTGTTAATTGTTGTTTTATCTCGTTAAATCCTACATTTTTAGCTATCCACTCATATAATTTATTATTGGTATCTGCTTTTTGATAAAATGTAAAAACATCTTCAATCATCTGAATCGTTTGATTAAATAATTTTGGTACATAAACTGTTATTGAAAAGTATAAAAAAATGATAATTAACAAATACATCACAATAGCAACTAATTTTTTAGGAAGTTTTGTTACATGATGAATACCATCTACTCCCCGAATGATTAAATACGTTAATATAAAGGTTAATAAAATTAAACTAAGGATATTACGTATCAAATATAATCCCGAACAAATAATTAGCAAAACCAGCGTTCGTCGAACGCTGTCATTCGCTTTCATACGTCGCCATAAGTCGACCATATTCTCACCCCATTGAACATTATATAACTTATTCTACGATAAAAACGAAGGAAAAGATAGTATTTCACTTGTTGACTTTGACGCAACGTCAAGCCATATACTACTTATTGAAAGGAGGAAATACAGTGTATTCGATAACTGAATTAGCTAAATTATCTGGTGTCACAACAAGAACATTACGCTACTATGATAGTATCGATTTATTAAAACCTGCTAGTATAGGTGAGAATGGATACCGTTTTTACGATGATAAAGAACTTGATTTACTTCAACAAATTTTATTTTATAAACAATTTAATTTTCCGCTAAATGATATTAAGTTACTTATATCAACGGATACCTCACAAGTAGTTGATTCCTTATCTAAGCATTTTGATAAACTTGTCACACAAAAAGAGCAACTAGAAACTTTAATTCACTCTTTAGAACAAACCATTCATTACTATAAAGGGGATATTACTATGACAAATGAAGAAAAATTTACTGCATTTAAACAACAACTACTACAAGACAACAAGGAAATATATGGTGAGGAATTACAGCAAAACTATGATGAAGAAACCATTGAACAATATAATGATAACTGGATTAATTTTTCTAGGGAAGATTATGCTAAACTAAAAAAAGTAGAAGAAACGCTTTTTATTCAATTAAATGACTTAGAAAAACAATCGATTACTGATGTTACTCACCCATTAGCAAAGGATACTTTTTTATCACATAAAGAATGGTTATCACTTGCTAGCCCTATTTACTCTCATGACTATCATAGACAAATGCTTGATATGTATCTAGCAGATGACCGTTTCACTAAGTATTATACTAAACATATTTCAAAAAATAGCTTAATATTCTTAAAAGAAATTGTCTATTACTACACATTAATTAAATGACTTTCTGTTTAATCTATCGTATAATAATCCTTGTTAGTTATCTATTCTGCGAAATAGGGACTAAATGAATAGGAGGTTTATTATGACTAAATCAACATGGATTAAGGATTTAATCTGGTATGTTTTCTTAATTATCGCACTTGTATTATTACGTGTCTATGTCTTCACACCAGTTACTGTTAGTGGTGAATCTATGATGCCAACGTTAGTCGATGGGGAAAGAAACATCGCCTTAAAAATGGGTGACACCAAACGTTTTGATATTGTCTCTTTAATAGCACCAGATGATCCTTCAAAAAATTATGTCAAACGAGTGATTGGATTACCAGGTGATACTATTGAGTACAAAAATGATGTATTATATATCAATGGAAAAAAAGTAGATGAACCTTATCTAGATGAGAAAAAAGCTGAATTAAAGCAAACAAACCCTGATGAAAATTTAACCTATGATTTTACATTAAAATCATTAACTGGGAAAGATACTGTTCCAGAAAATACTTACTTTGTTATGGGAGATAACCGACAAAATTCAAAAGATAGTCGTTTTCCTGAGGTTGGATTCATTCCAAAAGAAAATATTATCGGCAAGTCAAAAATTGCCTTTTGGCCACCTAGTAAATGGGGTATGGTTAAATAATTTAAAAAACGTATTGAAAGAGAATTTCTCTGTCAATACGTTTTTTTGTGCTATGTTTTCTCTTTTTAAAAATTTTTTATGCTACACTATGATTAAATCATTAAAGGAGTTTTAACATTATGATAGAGCTATTTATCCTAATGATGGAGCGTGTGGGTTTAATTATTCTACTTGCTTTTTTATTAGTAAATGTCCCCTACTTTAAAAAAATACTATTAAGTCGGGATAAGTATCAATCAAAGTTACAGCTTGCAATCATTTTTAGTTTATTTGCCATTATTTCAAATTTTACCGGAATCGAAATCAAAGACAATCAAATTGTTCCCAGTAGTATTTTAACTAATCTACACGATAATGTTTCCATAGCCAATACAAGAACATTAGCTATTGGCGTTTCTGGTATTGTCGGAGGACCTTTTGTTGGTGGAATGGTTGGTCTAATTGCTGGAACACATCGTTTTATTCAGGGTAGTCACTATAGTTTGTTTTATATTCCCTCTTCCCTCTTAGTTGGTTTTTTGTCAGGTAAGCTTGGAAAAAAGCTAACCAAAAAAGGGCAGTTTCCTACTGCGACTCAAGCTGCTTTTATTGGAGCTTTTATGGAAGTCGTTCAAATGTTATTTATTATGCTATTTAGTGGTGGAAATTTACAACAAGGGATAAATTTAGTCAGCTTTATTGCCTTTCCTATGATTATATTAAATAGTACGGGAACTTTTATATTCTTATCTATTTTAACCACTACCTTACAACAAGAAGAACAAGCCAAAGCTGTCCAAACACATGATGTATTAGAGTTAGCAGCTGCGACACTTCCTTACTTTAGAGAAGGTTTAAATGAACATTCAGCACAAGAAGTTGCAACTATTATTCAGCATTATACTAAGGTAAGTGCGATTAGCTTAACCGATACTCACCGAATACTTGCTCATTATGGTGCGGGCAGTGATCATCACATTCCTGAGCTAGAAGTGATTACCGAATTATCAAAAGATGTATTAAAACATGGTAAACTCTCCATTGTCCATCATAAAGAACATATTGGGTGTTCAAATCCAAATTGCCCTCTTGAAGCGGCGATTGTGATTCCTTTATTCGTTCATAAGAAAATTGTGGGAACATTAAAAATGTATTTTACTGATGCTAGTCAACTTACTCATGTTGAAGAACAACTTGCTAAAGGTTTGGGTACTATTTTTTCCACACAAATCGAGTTAGGTGAAGCAGAAGTGCAATCTAAATTATTAAAAGAAGCAGAAATTAAATCATTACAAGCACAAGTAAATCCACATTTCTTCTTTAATGCAATTAATACTATCTCTGCTTTAATGAGAAAAGATAGTGATAAGGCCAGAACACTCTTACTTCAGTTAAGCACTTATTTTAGAGGAAATTTACAAGGCGCAAGACACACACTCATCCCTTTGAAACAGGAATTAGCACAAGTAGATGCATACCTATCACTAGAGCAAGCACGTTTTCCAAATCGCTACACGGTTACTTTTGACGTTGATGATACCTTGATACACTACGTGGTTCCTCCATATGCCGTCCAAATTTTAGTGGAGAACACCATTAAACATGCCTTTGGGTCAAGAAAAGAAAATAATCACGCTCACGTTTCAATCTACAAAAAACAAGAAAAATTGATTATAAGTGTGAAAGATAACGGATTAGGTATCCCTGATGAGAGATTAACCCATCTAGGAAAAGAATCCGTTGTTTCAGAAAAAGGAACTGGTACAGCACTAGAAAATCTTTCAAAACGGATGACTAATTTGTTTGGTGAACAGGCTGAGTTTAATGTACAGAATAATTTAGATAGTGGTGTAATATTTACTTTAACCATACCACTAATAGAAGCAAACAATTCAACCACTTTAAATTAAAGGAATGATAATTTATGACACATGTCTTACTTGTTGATGATGAACCTCTTGCTCGCGAGGAACTCGCTTATTTAGTGACACAACATCCTAATATTTCATCCACTGCCGAAGCTGATTCTGTTGAAGAAGCAATGGAGCAAATAATGGATAAAAAACCAGATATTATTTTTTTAGATATTCATTTGACCGATGAAAGTGGGTTTGATTTAGCTACTAAATTAAAAAAATTAAAGAAATCTCCTTATCTGATTTTCGCTACTGCCTACGATGACTATGCGTTAAAAGCGTTTAAAGTCAATGCCATGGATTATATTTTAAAACCATTTGATGAGACTATTGTCCACGAAGCACTTGATAAAGCCATTTCTATCATTAAACCTTCTGACACCTCTCCAAAAAAGAAAACAGAGCCAATTGACGCTATTCCTATACAAGGTGAGGACCGTATTTTCTTAGTTCATCCAAAAGATATTTACCTAGTTTCTGTTGAAGATAAAGAGCTTAGCGTCCATACAAAAAATGAAGCCTATCAAACTAGCGGTAGTTTAAGTAAAATCGAAACACGATTACCAACAGATATTTTTATCAAAACGCATCGAAGTTTTATTTTAAATACAACAAAAATCCAAGAAATTCAGCCATGGTTTAATAATACATTACAAGTCACACTAGATAATGGATTAAAAGTACCTGTCAGCAGATCCTACGTCAAACCATTCAAAGAAATGATTGGCTTATCTTAAATAAAATCACTCCTTTTTGCTTCATGCATTTTGGGAGTGATTTTTTGTATTATACGCTTACATTTTTGCGTTTCACGCCAAAAGCCACACAAATCAATCCCTTTCTCCTATACTAGGTTTATCAAATGAATCAGTGAAAAGGAGTTTTACAAATGGAAAAAAAAGTTTATTCATTCTTACATCAAGCATTTATCTTTGTAGCCATTATGCTTATCTCTAAAGGAATTGCCTTCATCTTACCCATCCCTATGCCAGCATCTGTTATTGGTTTAATTCTTCTATTTGTCGCATTAAGCACTAACATTGTGAAACTAGAACAAGTTGAAGGTCTAGGGACAAGTTTAACTGGTATTATTTCTTTTCTATTTGTTCCTTCTGGTATCTCTTTATACAACTCATTAGACATCTTAAAAGTTTACGGTGTGCCAATCCTAGCTGTCATTTTTATTGCAACCTTTGTCATTCTTGCTATTACAGGTTGGAGTGCATCTTACCTATTAGGAGTTAAAGAAAAATCTGGCACTAAAGAGAGAAAATTAGCCTTTCTTAAAAAACAACAATTAGAGGAGGTGCAAAGATAATGACCCCATATATTGGTATTGTTATTTCATTCGTCGCATTTGGTGTTGGTACATTTTTATTCAAAAAAACAAAAGGATTTTTCTTATTCACCCCATTATTTGTTGCTATGATTTTAGGTGTTATCATCTTAAAAGTAACTGGTATCAACTACGAACAATATAATCAAGGTGGAACAGTCATCAGTTTCTTCTTAGAACCTGCAACCATTGCTTTTGCTATTCCTCTATACAAAAAAAGAGATTTATTGCAAAAATATTGGTTGGAAATAGTTGCTGCAATTACAATAGGATCTGCAGTATCTGTCACAAGCATTGTCGCTGTTGGAAAACTAATTCAAATGCATCCTCAAATGATGGTCTCTCTCCTACCACAAGCAGCAACAACTGCTATTGCTGTTCCAATTTCTGAATCAATGAACGGGATTGTGTCTTTAACCGCTTTTGCCGTTATCTTTAATGCCGTCATTATTTATGCCACTGGTAAGATGGCTTTAAAATTTTTTCACATCAATAATCCCATTGCTAAAGGATTAGCTCTTGGTTCTGCTGGACATGCACTAGGTGTATCTGTTGGAATTGAACTAGGTGAAACAGAAGCAGCTATGGCAAGTATTTCTATGATTCTAGTGGGAGTCATTACTGTCATCGTGGTTCCTCTTTCAGCGAGTTTATTACAACTAACTTAATCAACTAAACAAACATCATCTAACTTTTCCCTATTTAAAAGTTAGATGATGTTTTTAATTATTTCTATCAAGTAATACTTCTGTCACATGATACAAAATTTCTTTTTCTTCAATATCTGGTAATTTTTTTATACTAGTTAAAGCCTTATTAGTGAAACGCTCTGCAATCATTTCAGCTTTTTCTATGCCTTTATACTTTTCGATTAATTGTTGCACTTCTTTCATTTCATGATTTGATAACTCTGTCTTCTTCTCTAGATAAGGTAAAAATGCTACACGATTTTCATTCATTGCTAAAATAAGTGGTAACGTGTAATAGCCATTTTTCATATCTTCAAAAACAGGTTTCTGCATGTCTTCTTCTGTCGATTTATAATCAAGAATATCATCCATAATTTGAAATGCCATTCCAATATTATACCCAATTCGTTTAGCCTGTAATTGAATTGTCTTAGGAGCATGAGCATAATGCGCTCCTTCATAGCAAGAAAATTCAAATAACTGAGCCGTTTTACCTTTAATATGTTGAAAATATTGTTTCACTGTAATATCTGTATTATAGCGTAAATTCATTTGATCTAACTCCCCAACTAAAATACGTTTCATACTTTGGGCATTTAACGCGATAGTTTTTAAATCACTTGTCGCATTTGACAATAAATGAAAATACACTGTAAATAAAAAATCTCCCGTATAAACTGCGATATCTTGACCATATAAAGCTTGCACTGACGGCATTGAGCGACGTACAGGTGAATCATCGATAATATCATCATGAACAAGCGTTGCAACGTGCAAAATTTCAAGCGAGGCTGCCATACGGTAACGTTTCTTATCTGATTCTATCGTACCGAATTTTGAAAATAATAAAAAATATGCTGGACGTAATAATTTTCCACCAGCATCAAAAAATAATTGCAGTGTTTCCGTGATTTCTTTATTTCTAATTTTAACTGACTTTTCCATGACACGCTTGGTTTCAATCAATTCTTTTTGGACAGCAGGATACATTTCCCACAGTGGATGAACAGTCATAGCGGCCTCCTATAAAATCATATAATGTACAATAATTAAGCAATGAACAATTTTCAATCATTCATTTTTGAAAAATACCTACTCTAACAGTATAATAAACAGTGGATAAAATGTGAAGGAGTTTACGAATGAATTTTAAAGTATTTGCCGAATTAATCGAGCTTAAAGCAAAAGCTGCGAGTGTTTTCCCATTTATTATGGGATTTTTATATTCATGGTACCACTATCAACAAGTCAAACCAATGTATATGCTCTTATTTTTTATATCAATGCTACTATTCAATATGGCTGTCGATATATTAGATAACTACATGGACTACCATAATGCGACTGATGCGCACGACTATAAAGAAGAAACCAATATTATCGGGCGAGAAAATTTATCACTCACTCTTGTAAGAAACATGATGATTGGGTTAATTGCAATCTCTGCCATCATCGGTATATATCTTGCCTCACAAACAAGTTGGATTATTTTATGGTTAGGGATGTTTAGCTATTTTATTGGAATTAGTTATTCTGCTGGTCCAAAACCTCTCTCAAGTTTACCAGTTGGTGAAATCACATCTGGAATTACAATGGGTATTGTCATTCCTTTAATTTGTGTTTATCTCAATCTATTTGATATTGTACCATTTAATTGGAACTTTATTATAAATGTGGCTATCTTATCATTACCTACTGCTTTAGCTATCTCGAACTTGATGCTAGCTAACAATACATGTGACATGGAAGAAGATATTTTAAATAATCGTCATACACTCGTTTTCTATATTGGTAAAAAACGAGCTGTCACTTTATTTAAAACACTAGTTATTTTATCATTTGTCTTTGCTACAATTGGTGTGATATTACATATTGTTCCTATCACTTTACTTGGTATTTGGATTATTTTTCCAAAAATCTGGAAAAACACGTTAATTTACTCGAAAGAACAAGTCAAAATAAAAACATTTCCATTAGCCATTAAAAATCTAGGTATGATTGCTTCATCTCAAGTCGTTCTATTTTTTATTGGTCTATGGTTTTAATATAAAAAAGGCACCTACAGAAAAGGGAGTAACTGTAGGTGCCTTTTTTTCTATTCTTCTATTAGGAGGAAGATAGATTTAACGATAATTATCACACTAACATCAGCGGCAACTTTTGTTGTGTTTATCTCATCTATAAGCCTAGTATAATAAACATACTGACAAACTAAAATACCACAAACTGGATAAACATTAACCAATTTATGGTACAACTAAGAGTAGATTCAATATCATACTTTTGACGGAGTAACTTTCCCCTATATAATAGATACAATTATCTTATCAATTAATCTCGTGGGTGAACCTGGTGTTATAACTCAAAGAAACTACTCAACCGATTAGTCTCTATTTACTGAGGTGTAGGTTCGAATCCTACCATCCACTTAAAATAACTAATTTTATGAACAAATCTATATTTTTTGAATTTTACAATTAAGAATTATTATCACATACAAAACGCCTTGATATTCTCAAGACGTTTCTCTCTATTTACTACGCTTACTTCGTTTAGCTTCTTTAATAATTTTTAATGCACGTTTTTTTGTTTTGATATTAGGACTACTTAATCTTCTATATGCACTTGATACATCTGTTTTTTCCATTTACGACATCCCTTCTTTTGATTTTGCGAGTACTAGCTGAAAAGCCTCGCTAATTTCATTTTTATCAATATTCTTACCAATGATAACTA
This window encodes:
- a CDS encoding helix-turn-helix domain-containing protein, translating into MDTIGEQLKHARLEKGLTMEDLQKITKIQRRYLSAIEVNDFDAMPSDYYTKTFIRQYAEAVGLNARPLIRRFEGKPDETQEELPQTKPIRGSRKEKHRKKKKRQPTFKDYLPVTLLSLVVIAIIGTIIYAMRLDIASGPLVPKPEKAVVIGSDSKENKEESTSQSNPTDSTEKTKDSSKKKKNDSKFNITSDSIDLVTYSGSNVSKPIKLDFTALEGPVWIGLQQSGTSAIYYQYTLQAGEEISSIVPEDATGIDIIVGASNNLSIKVNDQELAFNKSNPTTGKKIITINFDSTTKENE
- the pgsA gene encoding CDP-diacylglycerol--glycerol-3-phosphate 3-phosphatidyltransferase, whose product is MNLPNKLTVIRICMIPLFIIVALIPNWGMIDVLGSPLLISQLVAAIIFAVASITDWLDGKIARKHNLVTNFGKFADPLADKMLVMTAFIILVGQGLAPSWVVAIIVCRELAVTGLRLLLVEDGEVMAAAWPGKIKTATQMVAIILLLLGNVPFSAINLPLDQIFLYICLAATIYSGIDYFVKNKHVFKDSM
- a CDS encoding DUF308 domain-containing protein, whose protein sequence is MSSLFRSIQRHAFSRGILYLLIGILIFLKPKQLFDAGVYLIVGYNVLLGVINLVGYLKNKQNGQVSMSIFYFIVALIIWLFAQPIVSILPIFLGILIIIGGATRISRALNLRQYVNISYLPMLIYGIALLIAGIFILFNPFGSLIVLFQFFGIVLTLSGISELVTAIKLRNYKNPDVF
- a CDS encoding AI-2E family transporter produces the protein MVDLWRRMKANDSVRRTLVLLIICSGLYLIRNILSLILLTFILTYLIIRGVDGIHHVTKLPKKLVAIVMYLLIIIFLYFSITVYVPKLFNQTIQMIEDVFTFYQKADTNNKLYEWIAKNVGFNEIKQQLTTGAKVVFTTITSIGSMGLTFVMSLILSFFFIIEKDWVTAFGQAFFKSKIGLFSQDVAYLGKKFVNTFGVVIEAQFIIAIVNTILTIIGLIFMKFPQDQLLSLALMIFILSLIPVAGVIISCIPLSLIAYTVGGVQDVIYILIMIMIIHAIESYLLNPKLMSSKTDLPIFYVFVILMFSEKFFGVWGLVIGIPAFVFLLDLLDVKVDHKKPPVLPQINSPK
- a CDS encoding MerR family transcriptional regulator — encoded protein: MYSITELAKLSGVTTRTLRYYDSIDLLKPASIGENGYRFYDDKELDLLQQILFYKQFNFPLNDIKLLISTDTSQVVDSLSKHFDKLVTQKEQLETLIHSLEQTIHYYKGDITMTNEEKFTAFKQQLLQDNKEIYGEELQQNYDEETIEQYNDNWINFSREDYAKLKKVEETLFIQLNDLEKQSITDVTHPLAKDTFLSHKEWLSLASPIYSHDYHRQMLDMYLADDRFTKYYTKHISKNSLIFLKEIVYYYTLIK
- the lepB gene encoding signal peptidase I, which encodes MTKSTWIKDLIWYVFLIIALVLLRVYVFTPVTVSGESMMPTLVDGERNIALKMGDTKRFDIVSLIAPDDPSKNYVKRVIGLPGDTIEYKNDVLYINGKKVDEPYLDEKKAELKQTNPDENLTYDFTLKSLTGKDTVPENTYFVMGDNRQNSKDSRFPEVGFIPKENIIGKSKIAFWPPSKWGMVK
- a CDS encoding sensor histidine kinase, which translates into the protein MIELFILMMERVGLIILLAFLLVNVPYFKKILLSRDKYQSKLQLAIIFSLFAIISNFTGIEIKDNQIVPSSILTNLHDNVSIANTRTLAIGVSGIVGGPFVGGMVGLIAGTHRFIQGSHYSLFYIPSSLLVGFLSGKLGKKLTKKGQFPTATQAAFIGAFMEVVQMLFIMLFSGGNLQQGINLVSFIAFPMIILNSTGTFIFLSILTTTLQQEEQAKAVQTHDVLELAAATLPYFREGLNEHSAQEVATIIQHYTKVSAISLTDTHRILAHYGAGSDHHIPELEVITELSKDVLKHGKLSIVHHKEHIGCSNPNCPLEAAIVIPLFVHKKIVGTLKMYFTDASQLTHVEEQLAKGLGTIFSTQIELGEAEVQSKLLKEAEIKSLQAQVNPHFFFNAINTISALMRKDSDKARTLLLQLSTYFRGNLQGARHTLIPLKQELAQVDAYLSLEQARFPNRYTVTFDVDDTLIHYVVPPYAVQILVENTIKHAFGSRKENNHAHVSIYKKQEKLIISVKDNGLGIPDERLTHLGKESVVSEKGTGTALENLSKRMTNLFGEQAEFNVQNNLDSGVIFTLTIPLIEANNSTTLN
- a CDS encoding LytR/AlgR family response regulator transcription factor, whose protein sequence is MTHVLLVDDEPLAREELAYLVTQHPNISSTAEADSVEEAMEQIMDKKPDIIFLDIHLTDESGFDLATKLKKLKKSPYLIFATAYDDYALKAFKVNAMDYILKPFDETIVHEALDKAISIIKPSDTSPKKKTEPIDAIPIQGEDRIFLVHPKDIYLVSVEDKELSVHTKNEAYQTSGSLSKIETRLPTDIFIKTHRSFILNTTKIQEIQPWFNNTLQVTLDNGLKVPVSRSYVKPFKEMIGLS
- the lrgA gene encoding antiholin-like murein hydrolase modulator LrgA, encoding MEKKVYSFLHQAFIFVAIMLISKGIAFILPIPMPASVIGLILLFVALSTNIVKLEQVEGLGTSLTGIISFLFVPSGISLYNSLDILKVYGVPILAVIFIATFVILAITGWSASYLLGVKEKSGTKERKLAFLKKQQLEEVQR
- the lrgB gene encoding antiholin-like protein LrgB, producing the protein MTPYIGIVISFVAFGVGTFLFKKTKGFFLFTPLFVAMILGVIILKVTGINYEQYNQGGTVISFFLEPATIAFAIPLYKKRDLLQKYWLEIVAAITIGSAVSVTSIVAVGKLIQMHPQMMVSLLPQAATTAIAVPISESMNGIVSLTAFAVIFNAVIIYATGKMALKFFHINNPIAKGLALGSAGHALGVSVGIELGETEAAMASISMILVGVITVIVVPLSASLLQLT
- a CDS encoding polyprenyl synthetase family protein, which codes for MTVHPLWEMYPAVQKELIETKRVMEKSVKIRNKEITETLQLFFDAGGKLLRPAYFLLFSKFGTIESDKKRYRMAASLEILHVATLVHDDIIDDSPVRRSMPSVQALYGQDIAVYTGDFLFTVYFHLLSNATSDLKTIALNAQSMKRILVGELDQMNLRYNTDITVKQYFQHIKGKTAQLFEFSCYEGAHYAHAPKTIQLQAKRIGYNIGMAFQIMDDILDYKSTEEDMQKPVFEDMKNGYYTLPLILAMNENRVAFLPYLEKKTELSNHEMKEVQQLIEKYKGIEKAEMIAERFTNKALTSIKKLPDIEEKEILYHVTEVLLDRNN
- a CDS encoding prenyltransferase codes for the protein MNFKVFAELIELKAKAASVFPFIMGFLYSWYHYQQVKPMYMLLFFISMLLFNMAVDILDNYMDYHNATDAHDYKEETNIIGRENLSLTLVRNMMIGLIAISAIIGIYLASQTSWIILWLGMFSYFIGISYSAGPKPLSSLPVGEITSGITMGIVIPLICVYLNLFDIVPFNWNFIINVAILSLPTALAISNLMLANNTCDMEEDILNNRHTLVFYIGKKRAVTLFKTLVILSFVFATIGVILHIVPITLLGIWIIFPKIWKNTLIYSKEQVKIKTFPLAIKNLGMIASSQVVLFFIGLWF
- a CDS encoding putative metal homeostasis protein translates to MEKTDVSSAYRRLSSPNIKTKKRALKIIKEAKRSKRSK